Below is a genomic region from Nitrospirota bacterium.
ATAGCGATCGCGGTCTTCGCCCCACCCCGCCAGCAGCCGCGGTGCCAGCCGGGGACCTGAGCCCCGAAGACTGGCAAAAATCACGCTGTCGGGGTGGGATTCAAAAAGGCGGGTGATCTCTCTGTCGTAGGCTTTAATTTCGGCAAGTGTCTGTTCAAGCTGGGTAATGGTAGTCAGGAGAAGCCGGCTCTTAGCCCGCACTGTAGCCGGGTTGGCTTGTAGTTGCGGTGCGTGTAACTTTTCGTAAATCCGCTGGGCAGCAAGGTTGCGCTGAGGATAGCGATGCGCCTTGAGAAAAGCCGCCAGTTCCTGGACGGAAGCAGAACGCGCTGCCTCAAGAGTAGGGTACCTTTTTAAAAAGTTAAGCGATACCGGGAGGGTGATCTCTGAAAAGAGCTCCAGGGCCACCGGGTAATATTCCTTCAGGCAGGCGGTGAGCCGGTTGGTGAGTCGGGTAGCGTCTTTCACAAGTGTGTCCTGGTCCCTGCAGAGCATCTTAAGTTCCTGGATATGCTGGGAGTCAGGATTGAGACGCTTGAGCCGTTTAAAGTCGCTCCGGCCAATTTCAGCCAAGAGGCGGGCATCAATGGCGTCGCTTTTGGCGCCGGAAGGCTTCCGCCGGTTGTCGACCACCTTGGGGTTCAAGGGGTAAACCGGAAAACCTGCTTCGAGGAGGAACTGAACCAGCAATCCCTGGTTAATTTCCAGGAAGCAAAGGGTTTCTTCCGGATCATCCGACAACTGAAGCAGGCGTTTTTTGAGAATCTCCAGGCCTTTGGGGTTGTGAGAAACGCGGAAGCGGGTAAGTTCGTTCCCATTGTGGTCGAGGACTGAAATCTCATGTTCTTTGTCTGCCCAGTCGATACCGACAAAGATCACTGAGGCACACCTCCTTAGTGAGGATATTTTTGCAGGCAAGCGGTCAGCCTTATCTAACGCGGGCG
It encodes:
- a CDS encoding IS110 family transposase, whose protein sequence is MIFVGIDWADKEHEISVLDHNGNELTRFRVSHNPKGLEILKKRLLQLSDDPEETLCFLEINQGLLVQFLLEAGFPVYPLNPKVVDNRRKPSGAKSDAIDARLLAEIGRSDFKRLKRLNPDSQHIQELKMLCRDQDTLVKDATRLTNRLTACLKEYYPVALELFSEITLPVSLNFLKRYPTLEAARSASVQELAAFLKAHRYPQRNLAAQRIYEKLHAPQLQANPATVRAKSRLLLTTITQLEQTLAEIKAYDREITRLFESHPDSVIFASLRGSGPRLAPRLLAGWGEDRDRYENAAVMQALAGTSPVLYQSGKVRFARYRRACLKFLRQTLQLYAFQSIRLIPWAREYYQRKRDSGKTHHEALRALANIWVRIIFAMWLNRQPYNEAVFLTAKAKHAPFVA